One Myxococcales bacterium genomic region harbors:
- a CDS encoding 6-phosphofructokinase, which yields MSIKAPPGKLAIVVGGGPAPGINSVIGAATIRACLSGVPVLGVLDGYKHLMKGDTSKVIPLGIQNVSRIHFRGGSHLGISRANPTRVPNGVENAVKALRDLGVTMVVSIGGDGTCFLATELARVSSGELRVVHVPKTIDNDIDLPREEFTFGFQTARHVGVSIVENLMVDAKTTGRWYFAVAMGHKAGHLALGIGKAAGATLTLIGEEFAEKGKKVKLDRVADTLVGAMVKRLASGKPHGIAVLAEGLVDVLDEKDLEESGGIFRDEQGHAAISDIDIGTLVRDRVRTKLKEMGIPLTVVTKNLGYELRCADPIPFDMEYARDLGHSAARFVIEGGSGAVVTMHADKFRAIPFSDMLTPEGRTRVRMVDLGSDRYRIAWGYMVRLKREDFEDEDVLRELAMTAKMSPEAFRERFYPVTEREPRILPLYTTLNATS from the coding sequence ATGTCGATCAAAGCTCCTCCTGGCAAGCTCGCCATCGTCGTCGGCGGAGGCCCCGCCCCCGGCATCAACAGCGTGATCGGCGCGGCCACGATTCGGGCGTGCCTCTCGGGCGTCCCGGTGCTCGGTGTGCTCGACGGCTACAAGCACCTCATGAAGGGCGACACGAGCAAGGTCATCCCGCTCGGGATCCAGAACGTGAGCCGCATCCACTTCCGCGGCGGGTCGCACCTCGGCATCTCGCGCGCGAACCCCACGCGCGTCCCGAACGGCGTCGAGAACGCCGTGAAGGCGCTCCGCGACCTCGGCGTCACCATGGTCGTCAGCATCGGCGGCGACGGCACCTGTTTCCTCGCGACCGAGCTCGCGCGGGTCTCGAGCGGGGAGCTCCGCGTCGTGCACGTGCCGAAGACGATCGACAACGACATCGACCTGCCCCGCGAGGAGTTCACCTTCGGCTTTCAGACGGCGAGGCACGTCGGCGTGTCGATCGTCGAGAACCTCATGGTGGACGCGAAGACCACGGGGCGCTGGTATTTCGCGGTCGCCATGGGCCACAAGGCGGGGCACCTAGCGCTCGGCATCGGCAAGGCCGCCGGGGCCACGCTCACCCTCATCGGCGAAGAGTTCGCCGAGAAGGGCAAGAAGGTGAAGCTCGATCGCGTCGCCGACACCCTCGTCGGCGCCATGGTGAAGCGGCTCGCGAGCGGCAAGCCGCACGGCATCGCGGTGCTCGCCGAGGGCCTCGTCGACGTGCTCGACGAGAAGGACCTCGAAGAGAGCGGCGGCATCTTCCGCGACGAACAAGGTCACGCGGCCATCTCCGACATCGACATCGGGACGCTCGTGCGTGACCGCGTGCGCACCAAGCTCAAGGAGATGGGCATCCCGCTCACCGTGGTCACGAAGAACCTCGGCTACGAGCTCCGCTGCGCCGATCCGATCCCGTTCGACATGGAGTACGCGCGCGACCTCGGGCACTCGGCCGCGAGGTTCGTGATCGAGGGCGGCTCGGGCGCGGTGGTCACCATGCACGCCGACAAATTCCGGGCGATCCCCTTCTCGGACATGCTCACCCCCGAGGGGCGCACGCGCGTCCGCATGGTCGACCTCGGGTCCGATCGGTACCGCATCGCCTGGGGATACATGGTGCGCCTGAAGCGTGAGGATTTCGAGGACGAGGACGTGCTCCGCGAGCTCGCGATGACGGCCAAGATGTCCCCCGAGGCGTTCCGAGAGCGATTTTACCCGGTCACCGAGCGCGAGCCCCGCATCCTCCCGCTCTACACCACGCTGAACGCGACGTCGTGA